GGACAGATGTGTGTGAGACTATGTTGATGAAGTCAACACAATATTCAGTATTGCAAAGTATGGATGTCACTGACCAAAGAGATTCTGACAGATGTATTTAAGATATTATGCGTCTCTCAGCATAAAAATAAGGACTTTTCACTGGTCTTCCTTGGAGCTTCCTATAGTAGAGGATTAATCTCTTATTGTTCTCTCAGAGACAAAGTAAGAACCAGGACCCTTGCTACCATGCCTAGTGGTCTGACATCGTGAAATTTTGCCCTACCTGTTCCAAGGAGCTAGCTGGATTCAGCCACAGGGTGGACTTTCCGATGCTGGACAAGGTTGCAGTGGTAACTGAAGTTCTTGCCACATTCCTCACATTCATAAGgtctttctccagtgtgaattctctgatgcttAATGAGGACAGAACGTCGACTAAAGCTCTTACTGCACTGACTGCACTGGTAAGGTTTTTCCCCCGTGTGGATCCTGAGGTGATGGAAAAGCCCAGCGTTCTGGCTGAAGGCTTTACCACAAACGCTGCACTGGTAGCGCTTCTCCCCAGTGTGGAGTCTCTGGTGCTGGAAGAGGCCTGACCGCTGGCTGAAGGCCCGCCCACATTCATCACACTCATAGGGCTTCTCGCCCGTGTGCGTTCTCTGGTGCTCGATGAGGATGGAATTCTGGGTGAAGCTTTTCCCACATTCACCACAGATATAGGGTCTCTCCACCGAAGAGCTTACCCGTTGCCTTTCCCATCTGCCTTCGTGGTCACAGGTCTCTCCACACTCAGGCACTGGAATAATATCACCATTCAGTGTTTCAGGTACTTCCACACGAGATTTCGTTTCTTTAGACAGATCCCTCTTTGGGGCTAACTCCACATTCCAAGTCCCAGCCTCATCatctgaaataataaatgtatggCATGAATGTtatgtttccaaagaagaaagaaaaaaactggtcaGGAGAGTGGGTGGAAAGGGACAAGCAACACATTTTCTGTTTACTTTCCCACTCTCAACAATTATACCAGGACTTCAGGAGAAGATGCCCTGTATCGTAACTCCTTGCTTATTGTCTGCCTCTCCCACCAGACTGTAAacttcctgagggcaggaaccaCGTCTACCTTCCTCATCATTGTTTCCCCcgtacccagcacagtgcctggcacacagaagacaCTAAGTAAATGTGCTGAATCAATGACCATTCAGGGAATGAGTTAGGCTTCCTGAGGAAATTCTAATCCTCACCAATCTCCTGAACCGGGCACACGCCTCGCAAGTTCCACTGAGGCTGCTCTTCCAAGGTTTGGAGCTGGCCACCTGACGACTCCTGGGCTGCTCCTAGAGTTGCTTTCTCCTTCACAAGCTCTTCCTGTTCATGATCATGGGCTGGGACCTGGTAAAAATCAAGGACAGTTAGGAAGCAAATATCAGAGAAGACATTGCAAGGCCTTCTCAGGACCAGTGGATAGGAAAAGAAGGCTCAAGAAactggcaaagaaaaaaaggcagagagaTTAAGAGCCTATTACAGATCAAGTTAGGCATAAAGAAAtccatctcttcctcctcttcctcttactGCACTGAAACCCCATGCTTGATCATACAAGCACAAACCCCTGTTCTCCCATCTTCCCACCTGCTCTCCTGGTTCATCCAGCTCTCTCTCCAAATCCTCCAGCACAGTTACCGCCTCCTCTCCACTCACTGGGCGGTGCTCTCTCACCCAGGCCTGGAGCTCCTCGGGCAGGATGGTCAGGAACTGCTCCAGCACCAGCAGCTCCAGGATCTGCTCCTTGGTGTGCATCTCTGGTCTCAGCCACTGATGGCAGAGTTCCCGGAGTCTTCGAAGAGCCTCTCGGGGCCCAGGTGTCTCCTGGTAGCAGAATTGCCTGAAGCGTCTACGAAAGATCTCTCTGGTGTGAGGGTTATCTCTTGACAGGCCAGATTCTTGCCCATAGGCATggtctccctcttcctcttttacTTTCACTGCTATAAGTCCCTCCTGCATCTCTGGAGTCTGAAGGGCCAAGGCTGTGGTCATTTGAGGTTTAACTATTCAGAAAAAGAATCTATTCTTGATAATTCCCCCTTGATCTTTTCTTCTGGAAATcccaaaatctaaaaaataatttgcaggaaaacaaaatattaaaatgtagaaaatcttttctgctggtAGGCACTGGGAGTATTTATACTAAAATCAGTAACTTCATCTAATGAAGAACATAAATGCATGATTAATAAGGACTATGCAAATACTGATGAAGGTAATATAGGAaggcaaacaaaaccaaaacagcaCCCCCCCTCCCGAGTTTTATTGAAGGAAGGGACCATTTTGATCATCCTGAATGAATCAGCTCAAATAAATCAGCTTGGATGTACTGGGTTTCCATTTGAATGGCAAGATACTGGACTCATAGTCAGTTTTTAGTTGAATGGGGGTAAACAAACACTTTGGGCCCAAGTGGTCACAGAAGACACTAAGaatcaaggagaaaaaggaaagaaaaaggaggaggaagggaaagtaaagaagataaaaagacacaATGAGGAGCAAAACAAACGTGCTTGGGGAAGAGATGCCGAGTCCTTCAAATCAGGTGAGGTGTGGAGGAAAGAGATGTATGCTTGGAGTGGGGAAGATCTGGGATTGAGACTGATCTTCCAGGTACTCCCTGCACAGTCTTGGGCTTCATCTTTTGAGCCTTAGTCCACtcaatctgtaaaatagggatccTAAAGCCAACCTTGTCTACCTTTCTAGGttgatatagaaataaaataagatcacAGATAAAGAGCACAAAGAAGCTGGCAGTTTGGTAAACTCGAAAGTATTATAAATTACcactattgttatttttcttataaattttattgacAGATTAAATGAATATCCTAGTGATCTAAACACTAAGGTGAAAGAATCAGAAAGTAGTCAACTGGAGTGGTCTTGGTCCACAGAtattaaaatgaaggaaatattagttctaatatttttaaatcacagaactTTAGCTCTTTCTTGCTCTTCAATTTCTTGGAAATTGTTTCTCTTTGAAGTTCCTTGAGGATGGAGAGTGGGCAAtcgtatgtaaaataaaataagcgcTAATAAAGAGACAAACGTCTATGACCACTTAAATCTTAATCAGGATAGTAATTAATGAAGgcaattttctgaaagaaaaataattatgtgaCCTAATGATTTCcaagcaccatttttttttctagtacgtactttatttttttttaaacatctttattggagtataattgctttacaatgttgtgttagtttctgctgtataacaaagtgaatcagctatatgcatacgtatatccccatatcccctccctcttgcgtctccctcccaccctccctatcccacccctctaggtggtcataaagcaccgagctgatctccctgtgctatgtagctgcttcccactagctatctattttacttttggtagtgtatatatgtcaatgctactctctcacttcgtcccagcttacccttccccctccccgtgtcctcaagtccattctctacgtctgcatctttattcctgtcctgaccctagattcatcagaaccattttttttttagattccatatatatgtgttagcatatgattttctctttctgacttacttcactctgtatgacagactctaggtccatccaccttactacaaataattcaattttgtttctttttatggctgagtaatattccattgtatatatgtgccacatcttctttatccattcatctgtcgatggacacttaggttgcttccacgtcctggctattgtaaatagcactgccatgaacattgcggtacatgactctttttgaattatggttttctcagggtatatgcccagtagtgggactgctgggtcgtatggtagttctatttttagttttttaaggaacctccatactgttctccatagtggctgtatcaatttacattcccaccaacagtgcaagagggttcccttttctccacaccctctccagcatttcttgtttgtagagtttttgatgatggccattctgactggtgtgaggtgatacctcattgtagttttgatttgcatttctctaatgattagtgatgttgagcatcctttcatgtgtctgttggcaatctgtatatcttctttggagaaatgtctgtttaggtcttctgcccatttttggattgggttgtttgttttttttgatattgagctgcatgagttgccaAGCACCATTTTTGGGCAGAGGCTTTCAAACTTATTTGACCAGGACCCTCAGTAAGAAACATTGTATATTGTGACCAGaacacacatacatgtgcataTGAATACATGTTTGTGCATGTGTGagatacacatatacaaataatttttttacaaaatactATGTACCCTTAcattatgtgatatatatactcttattttttaaatcctatttcataaaatgaaaaaacaaaaaaccctggtcATAGCCCACTACATAGATTTCACGACCCACAAAGGGATCATGACctatagttttaaaatgtttttgttttaattttaagtaaaattattgTAATTCACTGTAAAAATAACCCTACACTATTCTTAAGTATTGGCATGcatcacaaaatttaaaaaaccaagggtagataatttaaattataagTGAACACTGATCATACTACAACTAGAAGAAAAGTTAAATTCATATTGACATTATTGGTTATAAttatcaaagacaaaaaaaaccacattggTGTGGGACAGCATCCTTCTGGATAACCTGTGAACATTATCCCCTCACAAATTTCTAACATCTTTGGCTTGCTTGACTTCTATAGACCACCTTAGGAAGAATGGAGAGGGTTTTTACTCAAAAGATAGGATCCCTGAGTTCATGTTTTCCCCCAACTCACCACCACTCTGACCACCACATTATCTTTTTCTGTCAGAACTTTTCATATTCCACTCATTCATTGAGCAAATATTTACTCAGAGCCTACCACattccaggtactgttctaggctacaaacaaaaaaaatttctcatctcaaggaatttacatttttatagcaatataataatagctgacatttatagTGCTTTTAATGTACCAGGCAGTGTTTtagatgctttacatatattaactcaattAATCCTCAAAGCAACTATGAgtaaggtactattattacccccatattgcagatgagaaaactgaggcacaaagagtttAAGTCATTCATGCAGTGCTTCACAGGTAGTAAGTGGTGAGGCTGCAATTTAAACCCAGCAAAGCTAATTCTAGAATTTATAGTCTCAGTCACTACACCACTCTCTCTCCTCTATGTGGGGGTAAGAAGGGGACAGGATGAGGAAAGGGGGCCataggagacagaaaataattatatgtcaagtagtgataaatgctatatagaaaaataaaggtaaaggATATAGGCAGTAAGGGAGAAGAAAGGTCTCTATTTTATGTGGGGTAGTCAAGGAAAGCCTTGTTGACAAACCattatttgagcagagacctgaaggaagtgagaagcaagtcacatgactaTCTGGAGAAAGACTGTTCCATGCAAAGGGAACACTGAGTTCTTGGAGGTAGAAGCATGCCTGCATTTTTCAAGGGACAGTAGGTTGACCAATGTGGCTAGAATAGAGAAAGCAAACAATACAGGAACAGATGAAGTCAAGTTAGGAGCAGACCATGAAAAGCCATCGTAGGGCTCTGCCTCATACTCTAAGAGATGAGGAGGAGGTTTTGAGCAGAGGGgtgataaaattttattcaattttaatataaaaacataacTGGCTGCTGTGACAAGAGACCACTGGGAAAAGCAGATGCAGGAAGAGAAGCTACGGTAATAATCTAGGGGAGAGATGATGGTAGCATGAACCATGGTCTGCTGAGCTTGTTCTAGGGTGAGAAATTTGGGGGGTACAAATATCAAATAGGTAAATTAAGAATATGTGCTCTCACATTACTCGGTTAACCCAGCATGCGTTCAAAGAATTAAACAACCGCTTGTTTTCTCAACCTTCCAGGCCCCTGAAAAATGTCTTCTTCCTATCTGCTGCCTACCCACCTTGGTTTCAAGTCAAAGTTTTTCTATTCACAGACAATGCAGCTGAAGCTTTGAGCTCTGCCAATAGAAAATCATTTCTGGTATATGGTGTTTCAAATCTTTACTCAGTTTCACTAAGATCAATTTCCCTCCATTCTCTGTATATCCTAGGTTCCCTTTTGCTTTCCCTCCCCTGAATTTGCTTTTATCTGGTGGCCTGAATACCCAGGTCTTCGCACCAGCATATCTTAGTTCTTTGAAGCCACTGTCTCTGAAAGGCTTaccaagtttttttttataaCCCTGCCCTCCTGGTCACAAGCATACAGCTACTAATCTCCCATCCAGGATCACCACCCCATTGTATATGCCAGGTACATAATTAGCATAATAATCTCCCCTACCTTAAAAAATACACCTGCATTTTAAAGCTGGTTTCTCCTAGAGCCTTGGCAAGCTCAACACCCTTAAATCTACATCATTCCTGTGGAGCGATGCTCTTTACCAAGGATGTGCATGTAGTGAAGACAAAGCAGCACACAATGCAAAGGTGCCTTTATCATAATACATCCCCCTACCCTCACTTCTGATGTCACCATCTATGGCTCCTCACTACTTATCCCAAACTCTCAAGCCTGGCTCAAGACCAATTACACTTCTGGCTTCCACTGTCTGGCCCCACTCTTGTTTTCCTATATTCCACATGCAGAAACTGCCAGCTCCACTTACGCGTTTCTTCTTTAACCAGGCTTTTCTCTCCCTGTTCCATTTCACTGGTCTTGCCTTCTGCATTATTCAAACCCTACCCGATCTTTGCAGTTTGATTAAAATCTCACATCCTCCCTGCAGTCTTCCTCATCCATCCCAGTCTACTCTTATtaagacaacaaacaaaaaaaccccaaaagtacAGAATTTAGAATTCCTTCACCAAGTTCTACTCCTGAGAAACAGACACTGTTAAAAATTGGAATGTATCCTTTCTATGTGTctgcaatcacacacacacacacacacacacacacacacacacacgacatagCTCATATTTTTCCTATTAACTAAGCTAAATAGAAGATAGTATGAGGCAGCAGAGAACATAGATAGGCAGATCTGGTTGTGAATTCTGACTTACTAAcaatgtgatcttgggcaagttacttgattGATTTTTCTGAGCCTCGATCTCCTCATGTATGCAATGAGGACAACTACCCTGCAAAGCCGTtgagagaattaagtgagataatgcttATAAAGTGGTTTTGCACAAAGGGCACAGCACATATTAAACATGCCAATTAACCACCttttaatgagataatgtacaaTTTAATGTACAATTTTTGGTACAAGGATGGCTTGATCAACAGCTGCTACCTACCTTTAGGGCCAAGACTGTCATCTTTTCTACTGCTCAAAGCACCAACACCAGTGAGTGGGTGGGgaaacacatgtacacacacaaatgaaatgGCTGTTTCATTAGGTTTGCAGACACACTCTGACAGACTTACATGTCTTCCGGTATACACCTCTCTCTAATCTTAAATCCTAACTAGAAGTTCAGGATTACTAAGGTAGGAAAGGGGTAGGACCAGATTCAAATAAGGGAACTCACTTACTGGGTTGTGACTGTAAAGCTAATACAGAGAAAAAGAGCAGAGTCAGCATAGCAAAGGTTTTAAGAAAatggactctgaagccagactccctggatttgaatcctgactaCACCCCTTACCAGCTGTATCAACTGGGGTGAGTTACttaatctcattttcttcctggACCTTAAAtaaaggggggaggagggagaagttaCATACTACCAgtgcctacctcatagagttatgAAAAGCAAATAAGTTAGTATTTGGAAAGTGCTTTGAAGGGTGCTGGCTGACACATGCGTGCTATTTAAAtattcgtgtttttttttttttaaatcaacaggTGGCAAGAGCCTTTACACTCTTAAGTGAATCAGACTAAGAGAGGCTGTGGCATGTTATAAAACTATCCTTGCTCGTTGTTTAAAATAAGCCCCCAGTCGAGAATGGTAGACGTGGCAAAACAGAAACCATCCTGGATATCCGAATCTACCCTCACCCTTAGATGCGGGGAAGGAGAGTTCCGAGGGGCACGGGGGCTAGGATGGAGTGGTTGAAGGGCTCAGGAACAGAcgaaggggatgggggtgggggcaaggACGCTGACTCAGTTAACAGGGCCCTTCTAGTTTCGGGGGCAGCCTCCTCTGCCCCTCAACTGTCCGGCCAAGCTCTGGCCAAGAAGACCCGCTGCCTCCTCCCCACGCCCAGTCCAGAGTCGCAGCGCACAGCCCGGACCTTCCGAAGGCTCTGCGGCAGCCGGACTCCGAAGCTCACCGGGTAGCCGTGGCACCACCTCTGAATCCTTGACAACCGCAGCCCGGATGATGATAGACTACAAAGGCCGGAAGTGCGTCACACCGCCGCTCTCCGGGGGAACAGCGGTTCTGGCCGCGTTCCTTCTAGTAAGCCCGGAGGTTTTCACACCTCTGTGGTCGCCACGCTGAATCCCCTTCCAGGCGTAGTGAGGCGCTAAGTGGCATAGTCTCTTCCAAGGGGGTTAATATACAGTAATAACAGGTAATATAGTGTTTTACGCATACTAACTTATTTACACATGCTAACTCACTCTACATTAACAGTCCTGTGAGTTCggtataattatccccatttagcAGATGAGGAACCTAAGgcacattccttctacatttatcagTTGCAAAGAAAGTTTCCTGCAAAGAAAGTTTTTGTGCACTTTACTTTCTCGCACGAGATATTCCAGGCTCATTTTACACTTTTTCTCCCTTAGACCTGGAATCCACCATTGCTCCATGAAGCTATGGTTCCTTTTAATGGAGAATAATATACAGAAACCAGGATCTAGATTTTGAAAAATAGATAagctcattgctactgggataggtcattgcttctaggccctaTCAGTGGACCTTAGAGCtggaataaaatatacatatgataGGGATTTTATAAGATATTTCCAATTCAAATACaacttcacagatttttttttttcattttcaccgtTGCacatttgattttcctttcttccacagtGAACACCCTGGTTCACAGCAGCATCAATATATTCACTCAATTTGCtcttacaatctttttttttttaattttcaaaattaaaatatcaacatCACTAGCAACAACACACCTACTATGTACAGTTCAAAATTTCTTTGCTTGCTTTATTTATTCTTGAATTGCATCCCATTAAGGGAGTATAGTTCAGAGTACATATACGTACCTTATTTGAATTCTTTTCTCTGTGTAGTTATGTTATAAACTTGATATACAGTTagtcatttgtttctgttttaatttcaagATTTGctttcctttcatctttttcatttcctttctgaaCATGCAAAACAGttcaaaatcaaaattatataaaaagataCATTCAGAGTTTTGCTTCCATCCCTAATTCCTTTATCTTATATATACTCTTGTTCCATTTTCATTCGTTTTTAATTTATCCTTTCCTTCCTACTTCCTTCTctcatcccttcccttcctttcttttacaaAAATAAGTGTTTACCCTTTTACCACTATAAGTTATATTATACATACTCTTTTGCATCTTGCTTTATAACTTAATAGAATAACCTGGAAATTATTCTAAATCTGTTCATAGAaatattcctctttttctctttacagtggtatagtactccattgtgtagATGTACCATTATTTTTTCAACCAGTCTCTTAGGGATgggtatttggattgtttccaatattttgctttaacaaataatgctgcaatgaacaatgaagagaggagaggagagaagtgtCTTTGTAAGGCTTGTATCATTTTGCACTTTCAACAGCAATGCAAGATAGTGCCTGTTGTCACACTGCCTCCCCAACTGTATGTTTTCAGGCTTTTGAATGTTGCCAATATGATAGGTCATTAGGTATTTGTTAAGAAACCGCAAACTGAAAGCTGAAATCCCTGTTAAAAATGAATTCACAGTgccaaatgttggcaaagattaTGGAGCAATGGAAATTTTCATACACTGTTGATGAGAGTGTAAATTGGCAACAACATTTTTGGGAAATTCTTTGGTATATCTGCTGAAGTTGAACATATGCATATTCTATGACCCAAGAGTTTCACTTCTATTTATATTGCTGCcagaaatgcatatatatttacatctaaAGACACACTTTAGCAGCATTTTTTATAGCtctaaactggaaacaacccaaaagtctaTTAAGAATAAGATTGGtacaaaaattgaaatttatccatacaataaaatactatgcaataatgaaaatgaatgaactacagctACAAGCCACAGTGATAAATTTCACAAACGTAAtaatgagtgaaagaagccagacacaaaaagatacatacttcatgatcccatttatataaagttcaaaacaggcaaaactaatatgTGTTAGAAGTCACAATAGGGAGTAGGAAAGGAATAGTTTGGGAGGGAGTGCAACTGGGGTCTTCTGGGGAACTGGTGATGATCTATTTTTTGATGTTGGTGGTGATTATGTGGGTGGTTTCACTCTGTGAATTTCATTTAGCTGTACACCTGTGATTTGTGTACTTTCTACATATGTATACaatatttcaataaagttttttttttaattcaaaccattttttacagctgaagaaactaAAGTTCAGAGAAATGAAGTGTATTGCTGAGGTCAGCAGAACCAGGACTCAAATCCATGTTTCGTGATCAGCTATCTCCCTTGGCTCTGAGGGATCAGTGCCTAGGAATCCTTACATACAGATCCTAAAGGGGCCCTTTTTTTGGTTGCAAGTTTAACACAGTGTCCATTAGACAAAAATGAAGTTATCAGTAAtgcttaaatatatatgtatgacaaTCTTCTTACTCAACTATTCTACCTTATGTGAAATGCATTCCAAATAGAGATAGAGGTGGccttaataaatataaagccTAAAGTGACTTAAAATTATTATACAAGCCATAAGGTGATAACTGTGATTACATAGAAACATGGAAAGTTTTTCTTAAATAACAGTAATTGCTAAAAATAGAGCAGAAAAATtctaaatacagaaaataaaattatgtaaaattatacACCTATTTATATCTATCAATCTCTCTAAATACACAatgtaagaaatgaaaataattcttaaattaaGAGGTAGGATTCTAgaggaatatttttctttaaaaaagttatttgatACCATTTAGAAATGGATTTAAACTCTTACTGAAGAAAGCTTAGTGAGTTTAGTGAACTCACTGAAGAAAGCTTAGTGAAACTCCAACTCAGGAGTTTTATCAATTCTCATTCCgcactttcctcttttccttctccttgttcTATTCCTCCTGTCTTAATATCCACTAGACCACTatatctcctggttctcattttgTTCCTTGCACACattatcattcattcatgcattcattcatctgttcattgaTCTTTTAGCACAAATTTATTGAGTTGGTACCTGCacgtcaagatggcagagtagaaggaagtgtgctcactccctcttgtgagagcaccagaatcacaattaactgctgaacaatcattgacaggaagacactggaactcaccaaataagatactccacatccaaagacaaaggaaaagccacaatgagatggtaggaggggtgcaatcacaataaaatcaaatcccataaccgctgggtgggtgactcaaaaactggagaacaattataccacagaagtccacccactgaagtgaaggttctgagccccatgtcaggcttcccaacctgggggtccggcaatgggaggaggaattcccagagaatcaggcttcgaaggctagcaggatttgattgcaggacttctacaggacttggggaaacagagactccactcttggaaggcacacacaaagtagtatgcGCATCAGGACctagggggaaggagcagtgaccccataggagactgaaccagacctacctgctagtgttggagggtctcctgcagaggcaggggatgcCTGTGGCTCActacggggacaaggacactggcagcagacgttctgggaagtactccttggcatgagccttccaggagtccgccattagccccaccaaagagcctgtagcctccagtgctgggtcgcctcaggccaaaaaaccaacagggagggaactcagccccacccatcagcagacaagtgaattaaagttttactgagctctgtccaccagagcaacacccagctctaaccaccaccagtccctcccatcaggaagcttgcacaagcctcttagatagcctcatccaccagaggacagacagcagaagcaagaagaactgcagtcctgcagcctgtggaatgaaaaccacattcacagaaagatatacaaaatgaaaaggcagaggactatgtaccagatgaaggaacaa
Above is a genomic segment from Eubalaena glacialis isolate mEubGla1 chromosome 7, mEubGla1.1.hap2.+ XY, whole genome shotgun sequence containing:
- the ZSCAN23 gene encoding zinc finger and SCAN domain-containing protein 23, with product MTTALALQTPEMQEGLIAVKVKEEEGDHAYGQESGLSRDNPHTREIFRRRFRQFCYQETPGPREALRRLRELCHQWLRPEMHTKEQILELLVLEQFLTILPEELQAWVREHRPVSGEEAVTVLEDLERELDEPGEQVPAHDHEQEELVKEKATLGAAQESSGGQLQTLEEQPQWNLRGVCPVQEIDDEAGTWNVELAPKRDLSKETKSRVEVPETLNGDIIPVPECGETCDHEGRWERQRVSSSVERPYICGECGKSFTQNSILIEHQRTHTGEKPYECDECGRAFSQRSGLFQHQRLHTGEKRYQCSVCGKAFSQNAGLFHHLRIHTGEKPYQCSQCSKSFSRRSVLIKHQRIHTGERPYECEECGKNFSYHCNLVQHRKVHPVAESS